From one Triticum urartu cultivar G1812 chromosome 3, Tu2.1, whole genome shotgun sequence genomic stretch:
- the LOC125542946 gene encoding acyl transferase 9: MASSSFKVTRISEGAVKPASETPDHTLPLAWVDRYPTHRGLVESMHIFRSGADAAPAVIREALGKALAFFYPLAGRIVEQPEKGCPAIRCTADGVYFAEAVAECSLEDVRFLERPLLLPKEDLVPYPAADLWGVEPHNTIMMMQITKFTCGGFVMGLRFNHASADGMGAAQFIKAVGDMARGLPEPSVKPVWDREKFPNPSIKPGPLPELPVLALDYIVLDFPTGYIDGLKTQYKAHSGKFCSGFDVLTAKLWQCRTRALNLEPDATVKLCFFASVRHLLKLDAGYYGNSIFPVKMSGSSKKVLESSVMEVIDMIREAKQRMAVEFFQFAKEETRQDPFQMSFDYESIYVSDWSKLGFSDVDYGFGPPMFAGPLVNNDFIASVVILKAPLPLDGTRMLASCVTKEHSEEFARGMKEDLP, translated from the exons ATGGCGTCGTCGAGCTTCAAGGTGACGCGGATCTCGGAGGGCGCGGTGAAGCCGGCGTCGGAGACGCCCGACCACACGCTGCCGCTGGCGTGGGTGGACCGGTACCCGACCCACCGGGGCCTGGTGGAGTCGATGCACATCTTCCGGTCCGGCGCCGACGCGGCCCCCGCCGTGATCCGCGAGGCGCTGGGCAAGGCGCTCGCCTTCTTCTACCCGCTGGCGGGCCGCATCGTGGAGCAGCCGGAGAAGGGGTGCCCCGCCATCCGCTGCACCGCCGACGGCGTCTACTTCGCGGAGGCCGTGGCCGAGTGCAGCCTGGAGGACGTGCGGTTCCTGGAGCGCCCCCTGCTGCTCCCCAAGGAGGACCTCGTCCCCTACCCCGCCGCCGACCTCTGGGGCGTCGAGCCCCACAACACCATCATGATGATGCAG ATCACGAAGTTCACCTGCGGCGGGTTCGTGATGGGCCTGCGGTTCAACCACGCGTCCGCGGACGGCATGGGCGCGGCGCAGTTCATCAAGGCGGTGGGCGACATGGCGCGGGGGCTCCCGGAGCCGTCGGTGAAGCCGGTGTGGGACAGGGAGAAGTTCCCCAACCCGAGCATCAAGCCTGGTCCGCTCCCGGAGCTCCCCGTGCTGGCGCTGGACTACATCGTGCTCGACTTCCCCACGGGCTACATCGACGGGCTCAAGACGCAGTACAAGGCGCACAGCGGCAAGTTCTGCTCCGGCTTCGACGTGCTGACGGCGAAGCTGTGGCAGTGCCGCACCCGGGCGCTGAACCTGGAGCCGGACGCCACGGTGAAGCTCTGCTTCTTCGCCAGCGTGCGCCACCTGCTGAAGCTGGACGCCGGGTACTACGGCAACTCCATCTTCCCCGTGAAGATGTCCGGGAGCAGCAAGAAGGTGCTGGAGTCGTCGGTGATGGAGGTGATCGACATGATCCGGGAGGCAAAGCAGCGGATGGCGGTGGAGTTCTTCCAGTTTGCCAAGGAGGAGACGCGGCAGGATCCCTTCCAGATGAGCTTCGACTACGAGTCCATCTACGTCTCCGACTGGAGCAAGCTGGGGTTCTCCGACGTGGACTACGGCTTCGGCCCGCCCATGTTCGCCGGCCCGCTCGTGAACAACGACTTCATCGCCTCCGTCGTCATCCTCAAGGCGCCGCTGCCGCTGGACGGCACCCGGATGCTCGCCAGCTGCGTCACCAAGGAGCACTCGGAGGAGTTCGCCCGCGGCATGAAGGAGGACCTGCCATGA